One genomic segment of Dysosmobacter sp. Marseille-Q4140 includes these proteins:
- a CDS encoding DNA translocase FtsK, with product MASTTRKKSTTTKKSGGSSARSGSRSRQPQKRPVRREVGGAVLLVVALCAAVSYFGVQAIFLDWLALVLKGLFGYGYWLSFPALLMASLILLLHRGRPVRLRVTCALLLPLLTGALGHMLLAKEAYEPGFGVLKALWTDGVALHSGGAVSGSLAVGFVAVFSKYAALPIFALLLVIALMIALRLTPAALWEKLRERPQYEPEPEPEPAKTPAIRLSAPEPVRRSEPERPKPQIDFPLDDAPAAGSAGEDLTPPEQEKKEGRFTSFFRHKSDQQKTPDQVLSGGEPAAKPADRQSAAPAREAERAPEDKPAAQSAPAPAPLASEPASGKKAAAREVAAATAAVTAEIEQKMAEEEDAYQFPPITLLQQSRGENHIEAGAELRNNARRLSETLVSFGVDATAGDVVHGPSVTRYEFVLDQGVKLSKITNLADDIALALGASGVRIAPIPDKISVVGIEVPNKQVTPVLIRDVIESREFTDHRSGTAFALGRDIGGRNVIGDIEKLPHVLIAGTTGSGKSVCTNSLIISLLYKSTPDQVRFIMVDPKMVELAPYNGIPHLLIPVVTDPKKAAGALQWAVFEMMKRYKIFSENGVKKLEEFNKLARGREDLETMPSVVVVIDELADLMLVAAKEVEESICRVAQMGRAAGVHLVIATQRPSADVITGLMKANIPSRIAFAVASSLESRIILDTTGAEKLVGRGDMLYAPLGAGKPQRVQGCFISPEEIEQVVAFVKQSGEARYDDEVIAKIEESIQEKDSKGGGRGAAPAETGEEEGDELLPAAVEVVLETGQASVSMLQRRLKLGYSRAARLVDQMEERGIVGPFEGSKPRQLLITRERWQELQMGAAEQPEAPPPWEEDQA from the coding sequence GTGGCATCCACGACACGAAAGAAATCCACCACAACGAAAAAGAGCGGCGGCTCCTCCGCCCGCTCCGGCAGCAGGAGCCGACAGCCTCAGAAGCGCCCCGTCCGCCGGGAGGTGGGGGGCGCGGTGCTGCTGGTGGTGGCGCTGTGCGCGGCGGTCAGCTATTTCGGCGTCCAGGCCATCTTCCTGGACTGGCTGGCGCTGGTGCTCAAGGGGCTGTTCGGGTACGGCTACTGGCTGTCCTTCCCGGCCCTTTTGATGGCGTCGCTGATCCTGCTGCTGCACCGGGGGCGCCCCGTGCGGCTGCGGGTCACCTGCGCGCTGCTGCTGCCGCTGCTGACCGGAGCCCTGGGACATATGCTGCTGGCCAAGGAGGCCTATGAGCCCGGCTTTGGGGTGCTGAAGGCCCTGTGGACCGACGGCGTGGCCCTCCACAGCGGCGGCGCCGTGTCCGGGTCCCTGGCGGTGGGCTTCGTGGCGGTGTTCTCCAAATATGCCGCCCTGCCCATCTTCGCGCTGCTGCTGGTCATCGCGCTGATGATCGCCCTGCGCCTGACACCGGCGGCGCTGTGGGAAAAGCTCCGGGAGCGGCCCCAGTACGAGCCGGAACCGGAGCCGGAGCCCGCCAAGACCCCGGCCATCCGCCTGTCGGCTCCGGAGCCGGTCCGCCGCAGCGAGCCGGAGCGGCCCAAGCCCCAGATCGACTTCCCCCTGGACGACGCCCCCGCCGCCGGGAGTGCCGGCGAGGACCTGACCCCGCCGGAGCAGGAGAAGAAGGAGGGCCGGTTCACCAGCTTCTTCCGGCATAAATCCGACCAGCAGAAGACTCCGGATCAGGTCCTCTCCGGCGGGGAGCCCGCTGCCAAACCGGCAGACAGGCAATCAGCCGCCCCGGCCCGGGAGGCGGAGCGCGCTCCGGAGGACAAGCCCGCCGCCCAGTCGGCCCCGGCCCCCGCGCCCCTGGCGTCGGAGCCTGCCTCCGGCAAGAAGGCGGCCGCCCGGGAGGTGGCCGCCGCCACCGCCGCCGTCACGGCGGAGATCGAGCAGAAGATGGCGGAGGAAGAGGACGCCTATCAGTTCCCGCCCATCACCCTTCTGCAGCAGAGCCGGGGCGAGAACCACATCGAGGCTGGCGCCGAGCTGCGCAACAACGCCCGGCGTCTGTCGGAGACTCTGGTGAGCTTCGGCGTGGACGCCACGGCCGGCGACGTGGTCCACGGTCCCTCTGTCACCCGGTATGAGTTCGTGCTGGACCAGGGCGTCAAGCTCAGCAAGATCACCAATCTGGCCGACGACATCGCCCTGGCCCTGGGCGCCTCCGGCGTGCGCATCGCCCCCATCCCCGACAAGATCTCCGTGGTGGGCATCGAGGTACCCAACAAGCAGGTGACGCCGGTGCTGATCCGGGATGTGATTGAGTCCCGGGAATTCACGGACCACAGATCCGGCACTGCTTTTGCCCTGGGCCGGGACATCGGCGGCCGCAACGTCATCGGGGACATTGAGAAGCTGCCCCATGTGCTGATTGCCGGCACCACCGGTTCCGGTAAGTCCGTGTGCACCAACTCGCTGATCATCAGCCTCCTGTATAAATCCACCCCTGACCAGGTCCGCTTTATCATGGTGGACCCCAAGATGGTGGAGCTGGCGCCCTACAACGGCATCCCCCACCTGCTGATCCCGGTGGTGACGGATCCCAAGAAGGCCGCCGGCGCCCTCCAGTGGGCGGTGTTCGAGATGATGAAGCGGTACAAGATCTTCTCCGAAAACGGCGTGAAGAAGCTGGAGGAGTTCAACAAGCTGGCCCGGGGCCGGGAGGATCTGGAGACCATGCCCAGCGTGGTGGTGGTCATCGACGAGCTGGCCGATCTGATGCTGGTGGCCGCCAAGGAGGTGGAGGAGTCCATCTGCCGGGTGGCTCAGATGGGCCGCGCCGCCGGCGTCCATCTGGTCATCGCCACCCAGCGGCCCTCCGCCGACGTGATCACCGGCCTCATGAAGGCCAACATCCCCAGCCGCATCGCCTTCGCCGTGGCCTCCTCTCTGGAGTCCCGGATCATTCTGGACACCACCGGCGCGGAAAAACTGGTGGGCCGTGGCGACATGCTCTACGCTCCTCTGGGCGCCGGAAAGCCCCAGCGGGTCCAGGGCTGCTTCATCTCTCCCGAGGAGATCGAGCAGGTGGTGGCCTTTGTCAAGCAGTCCGGCGAGGCCCGGTACGACGACGAGGTCATCGCCAAGATCGAGGAGAGCATCCAGGAGAAGGACAGCAAGGGCGGCGGCCGCGGTGCCGCCCCGGCGGAGACCGGCGAGGAAGAGGGCGACGAGCTGCTGCCCGCCGCCGTGGAGGTGGTCCTGGAGACGGGACAGGCCTCCGTGTCCATGCTGCAGCGGCGGCTGAAGCTGGGGTATTCCCGGGCCGCCCGCCTGGTGGACCAGATGGAGGAGCGGGGCATCGTGGGTCCCTTTGAGGGCTCCAAGCCCCGGCAGCTGCTCATCACCCGGGAGCGGTGGCAGGAGCTGCAGATGGGCGCCGCAGAACAGCCGGAGGCCCCGCCGCCCTGGGAAGAGGACCAGGCATGA
- a CDS encoding YjbQ family protein translates to MAVYTETKTYHTKAHMGMIDVTEDFQHAVTEACRLHGISAGIITGFTTGGVAGLTTLEFEPGIVHHDLKEALDVFSPYLDEHGRVIPYQHHNTWHDDNGSSHIKSALLSPFITVPFVNGKITVGPWQNLTLVECDTRDRVRDIVFQVMGE, encoded by the coding sequence ATGGCAGTTTACACCGAGACGAAAACCTATCACACCAAGGCCCACATGGGTATGATCGACGTGACGGAGGACTTCCAGCACGCGGTGACGGAGGCCTGCCGCCTGCACGGCATCTCCGCCGGCATCATCACCGGCTTCACCACCGGCGGCGTGGCGGGCCTGACCACGCTGGAGTTCGAGCCGGGCATCGTCCACCACGATCTGAAGGAGGCCCTGGACGTATTCTCTCCTTATCTGGACGAGCATGGCCGCGTGATCCCCTACCAGCACCACAACACCTGGCACGACGACAACGGCTCCTCCCATATCAAGTCTGCCCTGCTGTCCCCCTTCATCACGGTGCCCTTTGTAAATGGAAAGATCACGGTAGGCCCCTGGCAGAACCTGACGCTGGTGGAGTGCGATACCCGGGACCGGGTCCGGGACATCGTGTTCCAGGTCATGGGGGAGTGA
- a CDS encoding DUF3783 domain-containing protein: protein MSGKLLLFGFDTLPAVLAVESAVGPLGAEVVPVAKADYNKTLAVLAGLDDDPGAALPYAGGPLGGRMLVLCGLEDRLDALLPALAGAGAGPECLKAVLTPHNRGWSVLRLHRELLRERQAMEGRA from the coding sequence ATGAGCGGAAAGCTGTTGCTGTTCGGGTTTGACACGCTGCCGGCGGTGCTGGCGGTGGAGTCCGCTGTGGGTCCCCTGGGGGCTGAGGTGGTGCCGGTGGCAAAGGCGGACTACAACAAGACCCTAGCGGTGCTGGCGGGACTGGACGACGATCCCGGGGCCGCCCTGCCCTATGCCGGCGGGCCTCTGGGAGGACGGATGCTGGTGCTGTGCGGCCTGGAGGACCGGCTGGACGCCCTGCTGCCGGCCCTGGCCGGGGCGGGCGCGGGGCCGGAGTGCCTGAAAGCGGTTCTCACGCCCCACAACCGCGGCTGGAGCGTCCTGCGGCTCCACCGGGAGCTGCTGCGGGAGCGGCAGGCCATGGAGGGCCGGGCATGA
- a CDS encoding APC family permease — MDNRLEKKYGLPTAVCMVVGIVIGSGVFFKAETVLNKTGGNMPLGILAWGIVGAIMIICSYVFATMATRYEKVNGLVDYAEATMGRRYAYNVGWFMAVLYTPCLVSVLAWICARYFCVLIGWQDRITSGACMTIAALFLCLDYTLNALSPRLAGKFQVSTTVIKMVPLALMALVGTVIGLANGHMAENFATMSTASISTGQGLMASTVAVAFAYEGWILATSINAELKDAKRNLPRALILGSFIVVATYILYYIGLNGTVTTEELMASGEAAAKMAFQRLLGPVGGVAVFALIVVSCAGTLNGLMLSCCRGMYALAVRGEGPRPDLFSQVDPVTNMPTNSAIVSLGLDAVWLLFFYGANLDSGWFGPFCFDSSELPIITLYAMYVPMFIQFMRKAKDLNGFRRFVMPALGLCGCGFMVYAAFAGYGKTVWFYLIIYAVVMVVGNLLYRRKAD, encoded by the coding sequence ATGGACAACCGGCTGGAAAAGAAATACGGACTGCCCACCGCCGTGTGCATGGTGGTGGGCATCGTCATTGGCTCCGGCGTATTTTTCAAGGCGGAGACGGTGCTGAACAAAACGGGGGGCAACATGCCGCTGGGCATTTTGGCCTGGGGTATCGTGGGTGCCATCATGATCATCTGCTCCTACGTGTTCGCCACGATGGCTACCCGGTATGAGAAGGTCAATGGCCTGGTGGACTATGCCGAGGCCACCATGGGCCGCCGGTACGCCTATAACGTGGGCTGGTTCATGGCGGTGCTGTACACCCCCTGTCTGGTATCAGTGCTGGCCTGGATCTGCGCGCGGTACTTCTGCGTGCTGATCGGCTGGCAGGACCGGATTACCAGCGGCGCCTGCATGACCATCGCGGCGCTGTTTTTGTGCCTGGACTATACGCTCAACGCGCTCTCTCCCCGGCTGGCGGGTAAATTCCAGGTGTCCACCACCGTCATCAAGATGGTGCCCCTGGCGCTGATGGCCCTGGTGGGCACGGTGATTGGCCTTGCCAACGGCCATATGGCGGAGAATTTCGCCACCATGTCCACTGCCTCTATCTCCACCGGCCAGGGCCTTATGGCCTCCACTGTGGCGGTGGCCTTTGCCTACGAGGGCTGGATCCTGGCCACCTCCATCAATGCCGAGCTGAAGGACGCCAAGCGCAATCTCCCCCGGGCGCTGATCCTGGGCTCCTTTATCGTGGTGGCCACCTATATCCTCTATTATATCGGTCTCAACGGCACCGTTACTACGGAGGAACTCATGGCCAGCGGCGAGGCTGCCGCCAAGATGGCCTTCCAGCGGCTGCTGGGGCCCGTGGGCGGCGTGGCGGTATTCGCCCTGATCGTGGTGTCCTGCGCGGGTACGCTGAACGGCCTGATGCTCTCCTGCTGCCGGGGAATGTACGCCCTGGCTGTCCGGGGGGAGGGCCCCCGGCCGGACCTTTTCTCCCAGGTGGACCCGGTGACCAACATGCCCACCAACTCCGCCATCGTCAGCCTGGGGCTGGACGCGGTCTGGCTGCTGTTCTTCTACGGCGCCAACCTGGACAGCGGGTGGTTCGGTCCCTTCTGCTTCGACAGCTCCGAGCTGCCTATCATCACGCTGTACGCCATGTATGTGCCCATGTTCATCCAGTTCATGCGCAAGGCGAAGGATCTGAATGGCTTCCGCCGCTTCGTGATGCCGGCTCTGGGCCTTTGCGGCTGCGGCTTCATGGTGTATGCCGCCTTCGCCGGCTACGGCAAAACGGTGTGGTTCTACCTCATCATCTACGCCGTGGTCATGGTGGTAGGCAACCTGCTCTACCGCCGGAAAGCGGATTGA
- a CDS encoding MGMT family protein codes for MSGGTFERIYQVVRQIPAGQAATYGQVARAAGLVRGARITGYAMAACRDPAVPCHRVVDRFGGTKTAFDRLAPGTQRTLLEAEGIPFRSDGTVDLDRCRWTP; via the coding sequence GTGAGCGGAGGCACCTTCGAGCGCATCTACCAGGTCGTACGGCAGATCCCCGCCGGACAGGCGGCCACCTACGGCCAGGTGGCTCGGGCGGCGGGTCTGGTCCGGGGTGCCCGGATCACCGGATACGCCATGGCCGCCTGCCGGGACCCCGCGGTCCCCTGCCACCGGGTGGTGGACCGGTTCGGCGGCACCAAGACCGCCTTCGACCGCCTGGCCCCCGGTACCCAGCGGACGCTGCTGGAGGCGGAGGGCATACCCTTCCGCTCCGACGGCACCGTGGACCTGGACCGGTGCCGCTGGACCCCATAG
- a CDS encoding pyridoxal phosphate-dependent aminotransferase, with translation MKFSSKIVACELSPIRKFHPYVLAAEAKGRTVHHLNIGQPDIETPKVFFDAVSNFGKSVLEYAPSTGVECYLEAVRDYYINLGFPITCDDIMATHGGSEALEIILSCILEDGDEILIPEPYYPNYATFVGVTGASIRAIPTSPEAGYRYATREQIEPLINEHTRAILVTNPGNPTGVVLNRQEMRLLADIAKEHELFLISDEVYREIVYTGEKLSSMLEFTDAAENVAVVDSVSKRFSSCGARVGALISRNKELMAQAMKICQGRLCAATLDQVGAAAMYRQLPASYYTAVREEYQRRRDTVVESLAKIPGVQFSHPDGAFYVMATLPVDDAETLQYFLLEEFEDHGETVMYTPAESFYVTPGKGRNEIRIAYVTNPAELSRSIELLGLGIAAYNSRKK, from the coding sequence ATGAAATTTTCCAGTAAGATCGTCGCCTGTGAGCTCTCTCCCATTCGGAAGTTCCACCCCTATGTCCTGGCAGCGGAGGCCAAGGGCCGCACCGTCCACCACCTGAACATCGGCCAGCCGGACATCGAGACGCCGAAGGTGTTTTTCGACGCGGTGAGCAATTTCGGCAAGTCTGTCCTGGAGTATGCCCCTTCCACCGGCGTGGAGTGCTATCTGGAGGCGGTGCGGGATTACTACATCAACCTGGGCTTCCCCATCACCTGCGATGACATCATGGCCACCCACGGCGGCAGCGAGGCCCTGGAGATCATCCTCTCCTGCATCCTGGAGGACGGGGACGAGATCCTGATTCCCGAGCCCTACTATCCCAACTACGCTACCTTTGTGGGTGTCACCGGCGCCTCCATCCGCGCCATCCCCACCTCTCCCGAGGCCGGCTACCGCTACGCCACCCGGGAGCAGATCGAGCCCCTCATCAATGAACACACCCGGGCCATCCTGGTGACCAATCCCGGAAACCCCACCGGCGTGGTCCTCAACCGTCAGGAGATGCGGCTGCTGGCGGACATCGCCAAGGAGCACGAGCTCTTCCTCATCAGCGACGAGGTGTACCGGGAGATCGTCTACACCGGCGAGAAGCTCAGCTCCATGCTGGAGTTCACCGATGCGGCGGAAAACGTGGCGGTGGTGGACTCCGTGTCCAAGCGCTTCTCCTCCTGCGGCGCCCGGGTGGGCGCGCTGATCTCCCGCAACAAGGAGCTCATGGCCCAGGCCATGAAGATCTGCCAGGGCCGCCTGTGCGCCGCCACGCTGGACCAGGTGGGCGCCGCTGCCATGTACCGCCAGCTGCCCGCGTCCTACTACACTGCCGTCCGGGAGGAGTATCAGCGCCGCCGGGACACGGTGGTGGAGAGCCTCGCCAAGATTCCCGGCGTCCAGTTCAGCCACCCCGACGGGGCCTTCTACGTGATGGCCACCCTGCCGGTGGACGACGCGGAGACATTGCAGTACTTCCTGCTGGAGGAGTTCGAGGACCACGGTGAGACCGTCATGTACACCCCGGCGGAATCCTTCTACGTCACGCCTGGCAAGGGCCGCAACGAGATCCGCATCGCCTACGTCACCAATCCCGCAGAGCTCTCCCGCTCCATTGAGCTGCTGGGCTTGGGCATTGCCGCCTACAACAGCCGCAAGAAATAA
- a CDS encoding 8-oxo-dGTP diphosphatase — MINSTLCYLERGDEYLMLHRVKKAHDLNRDKWIGVGGKFLEGESPEDCILRETWEETGLTLTDYRYRGLVTFVSDQAPTEYMHLFTATGWTGTPHPCDEGELAWIKKADLRSLPMWEGDKIFLDLLDRDVPFFSLKLCYEGDRLTGAVLNGSALR, encoded by the coding sequence GTGATCAATTCCACACTGTGCTATCTGGAGCGGGGGGACGAATACCTGATGCTCCACCGGGTCAAGAAAGCCCACGACCTCAACCGCGACAAGTGGATCGGCGTGGGCGGCAAGTTCCTGGAGGGGGAGAGCCCCGAGGACTGCATCCTCCGGGAGACCTGGGAGGAGACGGGCCTGACCCTGACCGATTACCGCTATCGGGGGCTGGTGACCTTTGTGTCTGACCAGGCGCCCACGGAGTACATGCATCTGTTCACCGCCACCGGCTGGACCGGCACGCCCCACCCCTGTGACGAGGGGGAGCTGGCCTGGATCAAAAAGGCGGACCTGCGCAGCCTCCCCATGTGGGAGGGGGACAAGATCTTTCTGGACCTGCTGGACCGGGATGTGCCCTTTTTCTCGCTGAAGCTGTGCTACGAGGGCGACCGGCTGACCGGTGCGGTGCTGAACGGCAGCGCGCTGCGCTGA
- a CDS encoding cation-translocating P-type ATPase produces the protein MEGKKEFWQRSRVELFRDLESSESGLTADQAARRLEQYGPNELREEGRKSVARIFLEQYADFLVIILILAAAVSAVLGDVESTIVILVVITMNAILGTVQTVKATASLDSLRQMSAPTAKVLRDGHLIQIPGRDVVPGDVVALEAGDAVCADGRLLECASLKCAESALTGESLPVEKELGEIAGEVPLGDRKNMVFSGSFVTYGRGQFLVTGTGMHTEMGKIAALLKSTEEKKTPLQVSLDQFGRKLSIGILIICAAIFAVSVFLRKEDVVNAFVFAVALAVAAIPEALSSIVTIVLSFGTQKMARENAIIRKLQAVEGLGSVSVICSDKTGTLTQNKMTVKALYTGGKIIRAEEADFHDPVQEPLLRTALLCSDATVDEHGEVGDPTETALVRLGEDYGFDELVTRSKWPRITEIPFDSDRKMMSTVHQLSGGLLMATKGAVDVLLDRCVISDEERAQVEAANERFSSQGLRVLAFACRTVTSPAVSLADENGLTLLGLIAMMDPPRPESKKAVAECIAAGIRPIMITGDHKVTAAAIAKEIGILTEGTEAVEGAVIDKMSDEELQAFVPKVSVYARVSPEHKIRIVRAWQERGSLVAMTGDGVNDAPALKQADIGVAMGVTGTEVAKDAAGMVLTDDNFATIVQAVKNGRNVYANIKRSIQFLLSGNAAAIITVLYASLLALPVPFAAVHLLFINLLTDSLPAIALGLEPHTDAVMREKPRPREEGILTRDFLTSVVVEGAVIAAAVITAFHLGLSAGGAALGSTMAFATLCLSRLFHGFDCKSVRPVLLTRRFWDNRFLLGAFAVGVVLLGAVLLIPPLEPLFQVAALSAGQVGIIVGLSFGSMLVIQLLKALLHGKRA, from the coding sequence ATGGAAGGGAAAAAGGAGTTTTGGCAGCGCAGCCGGGTGGAGCTGTTCCGGGATCTGGAGAGCTCTGAAAGCGGCCTTACCGCCGACCAGGCCGCCAGGCGGCTGGAGCAGTACGGCCCCAATGAGCTGCGGGAGGAGGGCCGCAAGAGTGTGGCGCGGATCTTCCTGGAGCAGTATGCAGATTTTCTGGTGATCATTTTGATCCTGGCGGCGGCGGTGTCCGCGGTGCTGGGGGATGTGGAGAGCACCATCGTCATTCTGGTGGTCATCACCATGAACGCCATTTTGGGTACGGTCCAGACCGTGAAGGCCACAGCCTCTCTGGACAGCCTCCGGCAGATGTCCGCCCCCACGGCCAAGGTCCTGCGGGACGGCCATCTCATCCAGATCCCCGGCCGGGACGTGGTGCCCGGCGACGTGGTGGCCCTGGAGGCCGGCGACGCGGTCTGCGCCGACGGGCGGCTGCTGGAGTGCGCCAGCCTCAAGTGCGCTGAGAGCGCCCTGACCGGCGAGAGCCTGCCGGTGGAGAAAGAGTTGGGTGAGATCGCCGGGGAGGTGCCCCTGGGCGACCGGAAGAACATGGTGTTCTCCGGCAGCTTCGTCACCTACGGCCGGGGTCAGTTCCTGGTGACCGGCACCGGCATGCACACGGAGATGGGCAAGATCGCCGCTCTGCTCAAGAGCACCGAGGAGAAGAAAACGCCCCTCCAGGTGAGTCTGGACCAGTTTGGCCGCAAACTCTCCATCGGCATTTTGATCATCTGCGCCGCGATTTTTGCCGTCAGCGTCTTTTTGCGCAAGGAGGATGTGGTCAATGCCTTCGTCTTTGCCGTGGCCCTGGCGGTGGCGGCCATCCCCGAGGCTCTGAGCTCCATCGTCACCATCGTCCTCTCCTTCGGCACCCAGAAGATGGCCCGGGAGAACGCCATCATCCGCAAGCTCCAGGCAGTGGAGGGCCTGGGCAGCGTGTCTGTGATCTGCTCCGACAAGACCGGCACCCTGACCCAGAACAAGATGACGGTTAAGGCCCTCTATACCGGCGGCAAGATCATCCGGGCGGAGGAGGCGGACTTCCACGATCCCGTTCAGGAGCCCCTGCTGCGGACGGCTCTGCTGTGCAGCGACGCCACTGTGGATGAGCACGGCGAGGTGGGCGATCCCACCGAGACGGCCCTGGTGCGCCTGGGCGAGGACTACGGCTTCGACGAGCTGGTCACCCGTAGCAAGTGGCCCCGGATCACAGAGATCCCCTTTGACTCCGACCGGAAGATGATGTCCACGGTCCACCAGCTCTCCGGGGGCCTTCTGATGGCCACCAAGGGCGCCGTGGACGTGCTGCTGGACCGGTGCGTCATCTCCGATGAGGAGCGGGCCCAGGTGGAGGCGGCCAACGAGCGCTTCTCCAGCCAGGGGCTGCGGGTCCTGGCCTTCGCCTGCCGGACGGTGACGAGCCCCGCCGTCAGCCTGGCCGATGAAAACGGACTGACGCTGCTGGGCCTCATTGCCATGATGGATCCGCCCCGTCCGGAGTCCAAAAAGGCCGTGGCGGAGTGTATCGCCGCCGGTATCCGGCCCATCATGATCACCGGCGACCACAAGGTCACCGCCGCTGCCATCGCTAAAGAGATCGGCATTTTGACCGAGGGCACCGAGGCGGTGGAGGGCGCTGTTATCGACAAGATGAGCGACGAGGAGCTCCAGGCCTTCGTCCCCAAGGTCAGCGTCTACGCCCGGGTGTCCCCGGAGCACAAGATCCGTATCGTTCGGGCCTGGCAGGAGCGGGGGAGCCTGGTGGCTATGACCGGCGACGGCGTCAACGACGCCCCGGCCCTCAAGCAGGCGGATATCGGCGTGGCCATGGGCGTCACCGGCACAGAGGTGGCCAAGGACGCCGCCGGCATGGTGCTGACGGACGATAACTTTGCCACCATCGTCCAGGCGGTGAAGAACGGCCGCAACGTCTACGCCAACATCAAGCGCTCCATCCAGTTCCTGCTCTCCGGCAACGCCGCCGCCATCATCACGGTGCTGTACGCGTCGCTGCTGGCCCTGCCGGTGCCCTTTGCGGCGGTGCACCTGCTGTTCATCAACCTGCTGACAGATTCCCTGCCCGCCATCGCCCTGGGACTGGAGCCCCACACCGATGCCGTCATGCGGGAGAAGCCCCGCCCCCGGGAGGAGGGGATCCTGACCCGGGACTTCCTCACCAGCGTGGTGGTGGAGGGCGCGGTGATCGCTGCCGCCGTCATCACCGCCTTCCATCTGGGGCTCAGCGCCGGCGGCGCGGCCCTGGGCAGCACCATGGCCTTTGCCACGCTGTGCCTCAGCCGCCTGTTCCACGGGTTCGACTGCAAGTCCGTCCGGCCGGTGCTGCTGACCCGGCGGTTCTGGGACAACCGCTTTTTGCTGGGCGCCTTTGCCGTGGGCGTGGTGCTGCTGGGTGCAGTGCTGCTGATCCCGCCTCTGGAGCCGCTGTTCCAGGTGGCGGCACTGTCCGCCGGTCAGGTGGGCATCATCGTGGGACTGTCCTTCGGCAGCATGCTGGTGATCCAGCTGCTCAAAGCTCTTCTGCACGGAAAACGTGCGTAA
- a CDS encoding Smr/MutS family protein has translation MRAFDAGPGVITADLHGKNTYQAKITVDALLRRAGSGTYRLRLIHGCHGGTALRDFLEAEYRGHPKVKRLLRSPDGGATELILREYAGK, from the coding sequence ATGCGAGCCTTTGACGCCGGCCCCGGGGTCATTACGGCGGACCTCCACGGGAAGAACACCTATCAGGCCAAAATCACCGTGGACGCCCTGCTGCGCCGGGCGGGCAGCGGCACCTACCGCCTGCGGCTGATCCACGGCTGCCACGGCGGCACCGCCCTGCGGGACTTTCTGGAGGCCGAGTACCGGGGCCATCCAAAGGTGAAGCGGCTGCTCCGCTCCCCCGACGGCGGCGCCACGGAGCTGATACTGCGGGAGTACGCCGGGAAATAA
- a CDS encoding carbon-nitrogen hydrolase family protein — translation MRVALIQMPVTADREGNLRTAAEKLRQAAAGGADIAVLPEMFCCPYENRCFRPYGEEAGGPAQAMLSQTAAETGMYVVGGSIPELEDGRVYNTCFVYGLDGAQLARHRKAHLFDIDVPGGQRFKESDTFSPGDSITTFETKFGTMGLCICFDLRFEELARCMCLRGARVIFVPAAFNMTTGPAHWELLFRQRAVDNQCFTVGVAPARDEAGAYVSYGNSIAVDPWGTVLCRAGAEEATLYADLDLDRVEDVRTQLPILSARRTDLYEVGER, via the coding sequence ATGCGCGTGGCACTGATCCAGATGCCGGTGACGGCGGACCGGGAGGGAAATCTCCGCACCGCCGCCGAAAAGCTCCGTCAGGCGGCGGCCGGAGGGGCGGATATTGCCGTCCTGCCGGAGATGTTCTGCTGCCCCTATGAAAACCGCTGCTTCCGCCCCTATGGTGAGGAGGCGGGCGGGCCCGCCCAGGCCATGCTGTCCCAAACGGCGGCGGAGACGGGAATGTATGTAGTCGGCGGCTCCATCCCGGAGCTGGAGGACGGCAGAGTCTACAACACCTGCTTCGTCTATGGCCTCGACGGCGCCCAGCTGGCCCGGCACCGCAAGGCCCACCTCTTTGACATCGATGTGCCCGGCGGGCAGCGGTTCAAGGAGTCCGACACCTTCTCCCCCGGCGATTCCATCACCACCTTCGAGACGAAATTCGGCACCATGGGTCTTTGCATCTGCTTCGACCTTCGGTTCGAGGAGCTGGCCCGGTGCATGTGCCTGCGGGGCGCCAGAGTGATCTTCGTACCGGCGGCCTTCAACATGACCACCGGCCCGGCCCACTGGGAGCTTCTGTTCCGCCAGCGGGCCGTGGACAACCAGTGCTTCACCGTGGGCGTCGCCCCCGCCCGGGACGAGGCAGGGGCCTACGTGTCCTACGGCAACTCCATCGCCGTGGATCCCTGGGGCACGGTCCTGTGCCGGGCCGGGGCGGAGGAGGCCACGCTGTACGCCGATCTGGACCTTGACCGTGTGGAGGACGTCCGGACCCAGCTGCCCATCCTCTCCGCCCGGCGGACGGACCTGTACGAGGTGGGGGAGCGGTGA